The genome window CTATTGAGGACTTGATTACTCATAATAGTCAGATTTTCATAACAATTTATGTGAATTTACTCATTACTAGTGTAGAAACTCGGTTTATCTTATCTGTAGAGGAATAGGTGGTAAAGCAGTCCATCATTGATGATTAAATTTCTGTATTCCTTTAGCTAAATTTATAAGATGAAACATAAGTATTTATCTAACAGAATTTTGACAGGATGGTAGGATTAGTAAAAAGCACATCAAAGTTTCCCACATATAGAAGGAAACTTCGCCAGGTTGTGAAGTCTTTGGTCATACATGCTCTGGCCAAAGAAGGAGGTCCCACTCCCACAGGTCAAGTAACCAACATGCCCGCATCAGCAAAACAGGGTGCCTCCGATGAACTCGTATAgaaaagaatgacagaggatgACTTTTACATTTTCGGGGATGTTTAGCCGGGCTTATAAGCCCGTTTCTAAGCTAGAATCAATTTATTGGTACTGTTTGTTTATAGAATTTATGAGTCAATTTCAGActtataaactagaattataaaGTCAATTTCGGACTTATAAGGTAGAATATGAGAAGTCGAGAATCCAAGCTTTTTTAGTgtcttgtttttatttttgaaattttattgtaCATTAACGGTGGTGTGGCCACCTATCTTGGGGTGAATTACATTGATGGGTAGAGATTTTACATCGGAAATTTTACATGTCTATCTATAACCAAAATTTTTGAATTGGAGTCATTGTAGGATGGCGACAGGTTGCTGACTGTTCATCTCATGTGCCAGTCAATTATCTAATTTGTGACCTATGAGCTTGTAATGATACCTTCCGGTCTTATTTATCAAGTTTTCAGATATATTTCCCACTTGTGAGCACTATTTAACCCGCCAAATTAACAATTCTAGCCTAATCCCGGCGATTGTGACTAGTTTTGTCGAATATAGTAATGCAGATGCAAACCATAGCATCGAAGAGGAGAGTTATCCAAGAAGCTAGATATGATGAGACCAAAATGTGGACGTCAGTGACTCAGTATGTCTATGTGATCATCTAAAATGAACAAGATGACTTCACTGAATTGAACAAATATTTTGACAGTATTCACAGCTATATAAAGGACTCAAGTAGTGAGTATTCATACTTTAGCAGTCAAGTGCAAATTGGCGGGAAAAGTACCTACAGCAACACTTTTGCTTGGCAATACAACGGTGGCGGTGACAAAGGTTGAAAGATTTTTTTAGGACCAGAATATGGatattgtttaaatttaaaaatattatatatcagaATATCGGCATCAATGTTAaaagttcattttttttaaagttgttATGAGGAAGTTTAATCTATGTCCAAATTTTTCAttaagaaattataaaattttgtacaaaACGACATCACAATTGAAATGAGAtgttttaattgatattattaatatatatatatatgtgtgtgtgtgtgtgtgaggacTCATTACAATCAAAACTTAAcacatattatttattcataCCTGATTTGTGCATTagatatttttctaataatatTCATACCTAATTAAATAATGGTGGGATATTGTTTcggttttttaagaaaaaaataatggcaacctgttatttatttttaaaagaagtGGTCAAAAATCACTTTCCTATAAGATAAAAGTTGCGTGATCTCTGGATATTACAAATTTTTTGTTACGAACATCAAAGTGACATAAAAAGCAGAAGTATAGGTTACCATTGACGATCGGGTGGATGAAAGATCGACATTAATTGAATTGGTTCACCAGACTGGAATGTTGTGGGTTAGATGCAGAAATACTAACAAACTAGTACTGTCAGATATAAAGAATGTACTATGAAACGAGATAAAAACAAGTGGCTGAAACAAGGGGCACATGATCCAAAAGATGTGCAGTCTTTTTCATGCAATTAATATACTCCAAGTCTTTAAGAGTAAACTTTGGTTGAAAGTTGAAACAAATCCTcgttctcagctttttaaaagtgcttctacttctttacacaaacgagttaaaaaaaacagaagccagaagaagaagttgcttctggcaAACAAACGGGCACATTCTCTGTTACAACTTTTCAAACTCGAAACTGACTTTCCATGCATGCTAATTTAATCTATATGCATGATCatgaataatactccctccatcctaaaaagagtgagctgttttgattttcacggagattaagaaaaaaatagtaagtttagttgaaaagtgggtaaaatgatgGGACTTATCAAAagttaataatagatttgagatagtggaggaaagtagtgggtgtaattgtgttatttaataaaaagagagtataaaatagagaggtaGTGGgcgtaatagtgaaaagtagtgttcaaaaatagtaagtatgataggttcattctttttgggacgtcccaagaaggaataagggtcacataaaatgggacggagggagtataagtttgataatttggatttcatttgaaaataatttgaacaaacaagtttgaaaatatgaatttggctttaatttgaaattaaaacatTCAAATTATAGTATAAAtcagaaaatttgaaatgacaactcaaatcatgttatttaaaattcattatttcaATTTTCTGGTTCGGAGAGCAGAAACAGAATGGGAGGTTCACCACCATATCATTGCATgcaaaggaatggaatggacaTTTCCGAACACTCTCTAacataaattgaaatatattttttttcaaaatcatgtgcttaaaaaataatattttagttaaatgattaaaagttattttgatcTCATTCATTTGATCAGTAACTacaacaaaatattattaaaattataaagtgTAATGTTACTCCTAGCTTTATACAGGTTGAGTTGTCTAAGAGGATCGAGTccattattaaatttaagagTTTTGTGATCAAGAAGTTGCCAAATTTCAATACTCTTTACAATAAATAAAACTCAAATACTTGACTTGAGAATGTATACTATTCATACCTATTTTGCTATatctagttttttttattattgatatgAAATACTGAATTTAAAAGTAATCAATTATACATGATATGAACCGATAAAgagataaaatttataataatcatgAGCCATACATATATAAAAGCTTGAACTTTGAACCCTTCCCACCTCGCATAGCATTATTCTACTACACTTGACAGATGAACAAACACCTTTACACTTAAACCTAATAACTACTTAATTATGTCACCCCCGATCAGGCAGGTTATTTACCTATTATTGCATATGCAGCTTTCATTAGACACGTTAGAAGTTAGAGCAGTGCACTTTCTTTCCTTCAGTTcacaaactaaaacaaaaactcAACTAACACGTGCTTAGTTTGCTTTCAGTAATTAGCAATTTGTTTAAAGAGAAAAAAATGAGACAGCAGTGAAATACACGAGTGCAAAGTGGCGGTGGACCGTACAAAAAGAATCCATGTGCAGCCAAGTGAAAGCAGACAACAGTGAAATTCATAATTGAACTACCCATTTTCAacataaagataaataaattattcaatgATAACTTCATGTAAATTATTCAATGTGGCGACTTACATACAATACCTGCAAAATCTCAAATAGTATCGTGATATATACGTTCATGGCTTTAGCAGAAGCCACTCGTATCGGCCAACCATCGGCTCATCCTTGGAAATGTCGTAGTTATACCtaacaattataaattatttttagtctCTTCGACATGTGCACAAATATAGAGACGCGGATACTTACTTGTCTGCAAATTGGTTGCGAAGACCTCTCTCAGCAACTGCAAAGAATTCTTCAAGTTGTGCTTCCGACGGCATGAATTTCTCCGTTGTCACTAGACGCTGAAAACTGGTCTTAAACGTTGATTCTCGTTGGAGTGGTGTTTCCCTGGCTTTCAGCTTCAACGTTGTCTCCTCTCCTCTGCATCCATTTAAGTTCATAAGAATGTGCACTCAACTACTCAAGTATACAGGAACTTTCAGTTACAAGTTGATTACCTTTCGCTGCTGTTGTACTTGGTGCTTGATGATGCTTCAGTTCCCCCCCTCTCCTGACATTCGATATCCaaagattatttataaataatacggagactcatataaaaaaaaaagttatcgAACATGAATTAAATTAACTGATGTGTACCACCATATCTGTGGAATCGAACGTGTCAAATGAGGCCTTATCTGATCCGTTGCTTGAGCAACAAGACGCGCCTCCATGAGAACCGAAATTCGGATACAGGCTCTCATTATTAGCTGCTATTCCATCTCCTAGTGAATCAGAAGCTGTTGAATTTTTACGAATATTATTAAGCTCATGTGTCAAAGACGAAGACATGGCCAATTCTCCACTGCCAACCTTTCTTCTCTTCAACTTTCCTGGCCTATCTTCTGACATGTCCAGAGCTTCGGCTCGCACCCTTACCTTAGAGGCATCCATAGCAGGAGCCTCGCAAATTCGGGTTTTCTGAAGAATTTTGCACTTGTTTCCTCTGGAGTAATATTAATGTAGGTtgtgaataaataaaaatatattaatatacatgcGTAAGCTATGAGAATTTTGGTGAGATTGTTTGAGAGTAAGAAGAGAGAATGATCGCAATGGAGATGATGCTATCCGACCTGCAGTGCCAATGGCTTCTTATGGCCCTATAATTTGATTGTGGTCCTAACACCGTCGAAAAAGCAAGATCGTAAAAGTTTTTGTTCCGGATCAGAAAAAATGTGGACTCGGAACAAGTAGTTGGTGAACGAATCCCATAATAtgtatttgttttctttttcgttCGTATTTTAAATTACTTgcaatcaaattttaatgttCGAACAAGTGTACGTTTAACCTTGATACTTTGACAATAATAAGATTTCTTATTATATGatatcaaattaatattatatataaataattattatctaataatattattaatttcttattaaataAATAGAGTAATATGATTAATAAAACATTGATAATAATTAAGTTCGAGTAAATATTACctatttgataatataataaaaacaagttATAATAATTAGCAACATATAAGTATTTTAACCGTTAGtcatatattacaaaaaattaaagtccgtatttaaatcttgaatgctcaaattttgaccaattaatataaattatttttaattttattactcGGAACTCAGATTGGATCGggataaaaatgaatatttagCTAAATTAACTGATTTTTAGAACATTAAAAAAACgtgatttaaattattagtaTTCGGTAACATAGCAAAAAAgtgataaaatattgttatttgGTACGTAACGGGATTTTTTACGGCACCGTTATCCAGATCTGTCGTTTATGAACGAGGAATAATAATCGGCAAACTAGGCTGCCATCTGCTTTCTTACCCGCTACAACGAGTGATCTTTTTTTCCCCATTTCACAAGATACTTTCTCACTCGTTCTGGTACCATagagaaatataaataatattgtgTCTTCCTCCAAGGTTTGTGAAATTCAGAAGAAAAGGAGAAACTTTGAGCACATCAAGTCCcagaaaagaaagctgaagaaAGTTGAAGGGTTATGTGTGTTCTGCTTCCAAATTCTGTAGATTAACTGCATTTCACTGAATGAAGACAACACCTCCACATTTGAATTGCAAGCAAAAAGACCACATCTAAAGGAAAACTGTGATGTCAGGAGCTTTAAGGATCCTTTAGTGGGTGAGAGAGAACTCATGAAAGTTGATATTTCTATTCGAGTCGGCGGTTTTGGTGATGTTGAACGATGTGAAACTCCAGTTCGATGTAAAGAAAATTCTTTTGAGAAATGTGAGATTCCAGTACGGCAGTACCATTGAATCAACAGAATGTGTTGCCTAATAGTGTTTTTACTGTGACAAAAGTGGACAAAACTGTCGCAAGGTTCAGTAATTCtgattggaaaaaaaaatagttttaatgtTTGTTGACTGCCTATTCAGGGATCATAAATTCACTAGCTTAAAAttgactaaaatatatttatcgaATAAATCTCTATTTATCACTAAGGACCCTCGTGAATTAACATGAAACAGGATAGGATACATGAATCTATATTATGATTTCTCAAATGCTGAAATTTCTAAGATTCCTGTTGATGGACTTGTCCTTCTCAAGAAGTCCATGGATATTGATAAGGTATGCCTTCTTTGTCTGATCTTATTTGATCACACTAGATGTGACCCTTAACAATAAATAGCTCTTCTTGATCTGGACTCTACTGGTAGAAATTGCTCTACCCACGCTTTTAATGGTTTTGACTgggtaattaaaaatattattttttgaattttctttttctgaaaaaatatataatcaaagttaaattaataaaagagatcaatcaaaaataataatttttactatcctATCAATTCATCTAAAGATGCgcgtcaaaagtcaaaacatcaTCAAGTGCATGTTTGGCAAACTAAGGCATCCGACTTTTTTTGGCAAGAAGTCAGACTTCTATTtttctgtttgtgtaaaaagttagaagcacttataagaAGATgcgaatgctaacttttgtttcaggatatCTACTTCTTTCTTAATCAGTTTAATctcttataagttttaatttacttctcaattGTAGTCCACTCTTTACTGTAAATAAGAATCATTCTTTTTAAGTTTACCCAGAAACAGAGTGAGTAACTTTAGGGCCGTTTggatgagcttaaaataagtgcttcttttttaaagtaaaaaaaaaaaagtaaagtaaaatttagaagttagttaagacttataagtgattaaagtgtttgggaataaagtagaagtcatgaaacaaaagttaggaatcctaactttttataagtgcttatcgactttttacacaaacggtaagaataagtgcttctaacttaaaacTCGAGAAGCGGGACTTTTAAACTCcgcccaaacacccacttttACTTCTTTAGATAATAATGAAGGTAAACTTGTATTAATGAGTACAAGAATGTTCATCAACTGATAAACTTGTATCATTGGGAATCTTGTATCACTAAGTAAAATATTGCGCGTATTTGTTTTTAACAAACAGAAACCGCTTCTGCCTTCAGCTTTTCTTGACCCATTTgtataaataagtagaagtattttTAAGGAGTTGATAATGCTAACTTCTCTATCAGAGTTTTTAATTCTTTCCGGACACTTTTTTttggcaatatgcaccctaaaaTGTAAAAACTGCTTCGATGTTGACCCTATCTCATTTCTAATCCACTTATTACTTTAAGcgaaaaataactttttttaaagttGTCCAAACATCCCTAATATCTTTTTCCTGTCTAAATAAATTCCGATTTTGTGAATTGGTTGATCAATTGACTAGttctgattaaaaaaaaaaatattttgatttctgGTTTTCATTCCAAGAAGGTTTTTATTAGAATAAAACTCGATGTACGTAGAGTTGTGTTCAACACAGGACCTGTGCAAAGGACTAATAAGAGTCAAGATACCCACATGTCCCTTAACATATCTGGGTGCTCTTTCACAATTCACATATGCATATCAGCATATGCGCATGTTCAGTACGAAATTGGGTTGGGACCAGCCACTTTGGCTCAAGAGAACGTGGTTTATCGTCAGGCGGACCAGTAAGCCAGGGGGAAAATACAATGTCATATTCATGAAAACAAACTGCTGACTTTGAAATCAAACTGCGCTGATAACGAGCTTAAAATTATTAACAACTGTCAGATCCCTAAAGATATTCACTCAAATTTTAATTCTTTAAAAAAGGTCAAAAAATTGTATACACCGTGACGGGTAAGAGATAGAACGACAGAAAGTTAGGTCGGAGATAATGACTCATATAGTCATATCAGGATTGCAAGTCTTCATGCAGGTTACAGAGTACGTAATGGCATTTCGTTTCGTGGACACCCGATCAATCTGATAAAACTCCagtagagcatctccaagactACCCATCTGTTAAGTATTATAAGTacgtgtttatatattatacccAAAAGATAAAATTGCGTCGCTGTTaggtatattttttaaataacgaAAAGATCGCATGCTACTTCTATTGATCCTAAGTTATCTAAACTGATCCCCGTACTTACATCCGATGAGAATTGAGGATGGGGGCAAAggaacaggtatacttgtcaaaTCGGATTGATTATTACCAACACGAACTCATCCTTGTAAATTTTCTAAACTAGAAATggttaaatattattgttatcttAGTTTATATGATAATCATTAATCTGTGTCCTACTTTATCTGTGAAATTTTGATTAACATTAATTTagatattgtttcaaaaaaaaaacattaatttagATATGTTAGATGGTtgaataaattcataaaaagaTATATTAATTGCTTCAAAAGAAAGGATATATTATTAAGAggcaatatttattttaatttattttggattaactATCAGATTGTCGCTAAAATCAATACTATCATTACAAATTTGGTGGTAGATACTTGGACCCGAATGATGGacctatttatataatcaattatatttttaaactaaaattattattttcttataatttttaattataacactcaattttcaaaaaacaacATTGGATTACATAACCACTGacctttttaatcaaaaacacattattttttttcagatttttaattaaaaaactgattttttttaaataaaacaagcaaaatacatataaaaagataatattattatatataatttttaatgtacAAGCGATGATATGTTTCAACTAAAAGATGAGATATTAATAATTGTATTGGTCGAGTTTTATCAGCCGGTAGTATTATTCTACGCGTCTTCTTAATACTAGCTtttagcccgtgcaaggcacgggatctttttaattatttataatttttttaaatatattttaaatggtgtgaagaaatttaatttataaataataaattaaaattttcaataagatAAAAgtcgaaattataatttgtttgtaagttagaactgtggtaaataaattatcacatccattaatggcttcaaataaactattgtaatgaaGCCATTCTTTTTCTCGTATGTaccatgccaaagtattaaattctttctatcaaattttaatatattttgagtggacATGTAtactcttggtcacaggttcgactcacAAAGGGTGGATTAGAGCCTCACGCAATAGCGTGAGCTCGTCctaggtttaaaaaaaaatatatatatataatgtgatttaaatatatttcaaaaaatttatatgattctaaattaaaattgataaacttaatttgtttttgaattaagaaaaggaatcataaacatgcaataagaaggtagaatctattttggattaagaaaaagtttttgtatttgctaatcacataaatccggcttattaattttaaaatatattataaaaaaattgtgacagtgagatttatatgattctacgaataaaactggtaggaaatatttatttgggattaaaaaaatcatatacatgtgaaagacagaatttgttttggattcagaaaaggaattataaacatgcaaggtgatatcagttgccttgtagaacagaagttaattttccaatctaaagatgcttatttgttcaatataagatccaacggatgataagcttttggatcagaggaccatgcgaccaaattatctcccttgcgcttattatatataagtatataatataacattatctaataatttttttattatcaattaagtcAAAACATTTATAAAGAATTCGGACAATGTGATcggtttatattttaattaaatttaaaatataaataataaaattataaatattataaatcaccaGAGCAGGACACGATAATACAATTACAGTTATCGTAATATTAAGTTGGATTGATTTAATTAATATGACACTAGGTCCCCTCCCAAGACTATGGGGTCTGTATGTTTAGGCTTAAAATCAGgatcatataattatttttattttaaactgaaaaatgtcgCTTTTGTATAAAATCAGAAATtgacttaaaatcagaaataagtcTGAAACCGACTAAAATCATAAGttagttaaaatgaaaaatgtctctttttgaataaatcagaattgacttaaaatcagaaataagtcAAATACTAACTAAAAACCACAAGtttgtttgaaatattttttttatgccTTAatctttttaacttttttttagaaattactcataagtcatagataactcataaatcatttttattatttttacatttttaaaaacacataaattattaataagttaaaattactTGAATAAACATTTTATATAATCTCCCAACTTATCACATTAAGAGCCTgtttatttgagtttaaaacTCATGTTTTCaatcatttttgattttatatataagcTGAAAAATATCCATCTATGTAATAATGTAATAAGCAAGAAGCCGACTTAAAATCATAGCCAGAAGCTGACTAAACATTAGAAATtagttttagatattttttcaGTAATTTTATATTCTGATAAAAATTACGAATAAGTTATAAGTTACACataaatcattattattatatttttaataattattatatttttaataactcatgaATCAGGAATAAGTTAAACTTATCCCAACACATATAAGTTCATGGCTTATCAGTGATGTTAGGTCAGACCCAAGTCATGTTAAATGATAAGTAACAAAGATCACCAAACGCCTCTTGTCAGACCAGCTTCTTAACCAACGATGGGACGCTCGCGTTGCCGTTGAGGCTGGAGAAGTAGATTTCTATATATACCGATACATGATATGAACTGGTGATTAAACATAAGCTACCGGACAGACGGGACAGTGCAATGCATGCATGTGCGATATATGTGCCAAATGTTGATTATCTCATTCTTGGCATGGAAGCCTGGTAGGGGTTCCGTCTTGATATCTTCATCTTGATACATATTCTTCTACTGCCAAACCGATGGGATTTATCTCATACTTTTGTAAATCTCTACACGCTTGGTTATCTACTGCAAGTCATCTTGATGTTTACTATCTACTGATTTTGTTGTTAAGGACATACTAATGACGTCTGAAAACTTACTTATTAGGCTAATACAAAAATGACATGAGTTAGGTTAAGTTAACATTATCCTTTCATCGAAAAACAATTAGGAAAGAAATTTCAGCACGATCCTCAAATTTTGTGGTCTGCATATTGTTTAGTGCTTGAGCTGCTTGGCTCTATATATAGACAGGCTCGCGGAGACTTAAGGGTCCTGAACAGTTAACAACATAATATTAGGGGGAACAGAAATGGAAGAACCTAACGGAAGTCATGATGGAGTCGTGAGTAGTAAATCATCAGGTCTGGGAGATAGGCTTACTGTTCTAAGCATCGACGGGGGAGGCATTAGAGGCATTATTCCAGGCACCATCCTGAGCTTCCTCGAATCCAAATTACAAGTAAATATAAACAAGTATATCAGTGCATgctttttaaaaacaattatatttgttttcatTCTATCTAGTGTAGTAAATTCTGTAAAtataatgattatatatttgttaaaggAATTGGATGGAGAAAACGCAAGACTTGCAGACTATTTTGATGTAATAGCTGGAACTAGCACGGGAAGTTTGATAGCAGCAATGCTAGCTGCTCCCAATGCCGAAAACCGTCCTCTTTTCCAAGCAAAAGACGTCGTCCCATTCTATCTGGCGCATGGCCCCCGTATATTTCAGCAATCCAAGTACAATTGTCCTACACATTAATCTTATTTGTATGCATACAAATATAACTACTCATTAATTTGTTAAGGAATTCACAGATGGCCTTTGCGGATACCAAAAGTTTTGAGAGCTTTGAAGGGGCCAAAGTACGATGGTAAGTACAAAAGGAAGATGATACGAAATTTGCTAGCAAATACAAGGCTCCATCAAACATTAACCCGAGTTGTAATTCCCACATTTGACATCAGTTTACTTCAACCAATTGTTTTTTCAACCTCTGAGGTAATTAAGTGTTTGGCTATAATGATATGTGATTGTTTGATGAGTTGGTTCATAAATCTGATTGTGTATATGTGGTTCACGCAGGCAGCTGTAGATGCATCTATGAATCCTTTGTTATCTGATGTATGTATTAGTAGTGCCTCGGCGCCAACTTACTTTCCAGCTAATTATTTCAAAACACAAGATCCTCAGGGAAACCACAAAGAATTCCATCTTATTGATGGAGGAATTGCAGCAAATAACCCTGTAAGAATCCTAATTAATTTGAAGCTCATTGTTTATTTACCTAATAAACATTACCAATTAAGCATATGGTATCTAATCTTTATATACGCCCtttttacttatttatatagTTTTGGTGTAGGCACTTTTAGCGATGAAACCCACAGGGATGGCATTCAATGATAGCCCTGAGGATCGCACTCCAGCAGACCCGTTACAGTATGGGAAATACTTGGTGCTTTCACTGGGAACTGGAACATCGAAAACAGAGAAGAAATACAATGCTAAAATGGCAGCAAAGTGGGGAGTTCTCGGCTGGCTTTACAGCCATGGGAATTCTCCTCTGGTCGATGCATTTACTTATGCTAGCGGAGATATGGTTGACCTTCACATGTCCCTAATCTTCAGATCTATCAAACGAGAAGATAACTATCTTCGCATCCAGGTACACACAAAATTTGAGTAGCTGAGATGGTTTGGaaggaaataataaaaataaagctGACAAGTTTAGTTAAATCCTGGAAATTTGTTATCAGGATGACTCATTGAAAGGGAAGGCCGCATCGACTGATAAGGCAACAAGCAAGAATATGGAGGAACTTGTAGAAATCGGTCAAAGCTTGTTGACCAACCCTCTATCAAGGATGAACCTAGAAAACGGTAAACAAGAAGCAGTGCAAAATGGAGGCACTAATCAGGAAGCTCTAAtaaggtgtgtgtgtgtgtggatatATGAGTGCATACAAAAGATTGAATTTTATGCTAGCTAGCTGTTTCATCATTGTGCATGTGAAGTTGATCATGTGATTTTCCTTCAGATTCGCGAATTTGCTATCTCAGGAGAAGAGGTTGCGTCAACAAAGATCCAAAAATCTAAAAGACCTCTCATGAATTATAACTCCTACTATTCAGCTATGCATGCATAATGCAtctatatatattgtatctAACTATCGATATATATGATTCAGTAGTCTGTGAATGCAAACTGGGAGCCTGATTTATGTAATCATCAAgttacacatatatatgttttaatacTCAATCTGAAGAGAAGTGATCATTTCGT of Daucus carota subsp. sativus chromosome 3, DH1 v3.0, whole genome shotgun sequence contains these proteins:
- the LOC108213416 gene encoding patatin-like protein 1, with translation MEEPNGSHDGVVSSKSSGLGDRLTVLSIDGGGIRGIIPGTILSFLESKLQELDGENARLADYFDVIAGTSTGSLIAAMLAAPNAENRPLFQAKDVVPFYLAHGPRIFQQSKWPLRIPKVLRALKGPKYDGKYKRKMIRNLLANTRLHQTLTRVVIPTFDISLLQPIVFSTSEAAVDASMNPLLSDVCISSASAPTYFPANYFKTQDPQGNHKEFHLIDGGIAANNPALLAMKPTGMAFNDSPEDRTPADPLQYGKYLVLSLGTGTSKTEKKYNAKMAAKWGVLGWLYSHGNSPLVDAFTYASGDMVDLHMSLIFRSIKREDNYLRIQDDSLKGKAASTDKATSKNMEELVEIGQSLLTNPLSRMNLENGKQEAVQNGGTNQEALIRFANLLSQEKRLRQQRSKNLKDLS
- the LOC108213494 gene encoding cyclin-dependent kinase inhibitor 7 isoform X1 is translated as MDASKVRVRAEALDMSEDRPGKLKRRKVGSGELAMSSSLTHELNNIRKNSTASDSLGDGIAANNESLYPNFGSHGGASCCSSNGSDKASFDTFDSTDMVERGGTEASSSTKYNSSERGEETTLKLKARETPLQRESTFKTSFQRLVTTEKFMPSEAQLEEFFAVAERGLRNQFADKYNYDISKDEPMVGRYEWLLLKP
- the LOC108213494 gene encoding cyclin-dependent kinase inhibitor 7 isoform X2 produces the protein MDASKVRVRAEALDMSEDRPGKLKRRKVGSGELAMSSSLTHELNNIRKNSTASDSLGDGIAANNESLYPNFGSHGGASCCSSNGSDKASFDTFDSTDMERGGTEASSSTKYNSSERGEETTLKLKARETPLQRESTFKTSFQRLVTTEKFMPSEAQLEEFFAVAERGLRNQFADKYNYDISKDEPMVGRYEWLLLKP